The DNA segment ttcgataaacatcttattgatttctagtgcaatcaattagagggtttcagttttctattcgtggacctaattcaggagttgatcgagcgagtcatcggttcctgggatttacaacaagagcagatttaatctgttggagtccatagttcaagccatagcttgaagagataaaattataattgttattattattttacttgtatattttaatcgtaaggatttgatactcatgatatggaatcgtttcttatcagaaaataaaaaattttaaacttccgctgctccgggtatcagatctaaatgatctgaaaacgtgttccatcATATGTCAGTGGTTTGAATGTACAGAGATATTCCAATGAGATATGCCGACTTTCTACAAAATGAAAGGAGTtttatatagagtggtgtctagtacgaagGTCTTATGACaacttgtagtaacccgtaccccAATTTAAGTAATTATATATCGAATATAGGCTTAAATGGGTGTTTAAGCAATCGGAACTTCCGGTaggggatcggagctttcggtaGAGATTGAACTTTCGATGcaggatcagagcttccgatggagatcggagcttctaaTGACATGCACCTATGACTAAGCttcagattttgacaagtgtcgtgcATGcgaagaacggagcttccgttctgcacaatggagcttccgatctgcaccagaattttcctataaataggggcattcggatgttaaatttgataagaaaacATTCCGAGTGTTCAGTCTATAGTAAGCGATACactgagggccctatcggtttatAGTAAGGTTCTGGAACAACCAAGGTATGGTTATAGTCAtctgggactagcgactccaaagggcttactacagacgaaggtatggtctgggaatttatttatgttatttattagtttagttaaggcttatagaacttgtgtagtgatacggtgaacttttgaatataggcttggaacctaggatcctattagacttgaactagcctagaggtacgtacacattgactgaggtTGCCAacaagtatacatgtttatatgtgcatttacttggcattattatatgacatgatatatgatttacctctttccatattcatatgtcatgtgcatatatacGTTGAGcgtataccttgttatacctgattatagagccgctcagatCTATACTCAatagtctatcactgagagtaccgcgacggcggggacatgtatatctgactactctggtgtactagacgagtgtggttgcacccagaggttgatccgtgtggtggcagcactcatgtggcgccggtactgagcattaattttcagatgaccctttaccagtaatcatgttgcatgcatcatatatatatatatatgtttactcatgtttatgtacttgGCGTTAGCACTCAaatcctagttattatcttggacaccttattccacggggcaggtcgcaggatggacggattCGGTAGTTCGATTTCCAGACTAAAGACTCAGAAATTAGCCCAATTAGCTCAAGATGAGAGTAAATCTTGTATCAATTTCCAGGCAGATGGTATGTTATGACTTTCTGGCCATGTGGTAGTTCCTGATGATGCCGCACCGAGGGAGGAGATCTTGTCGCAGGATCACCATAGTAGAATCTTTGTTCATCCAGGCAAtatgaaaatgtacaaggatctacgtacgagATTCTGGTGTCTCGATGACTTGTGCTTCAGCAAGTCAAGACAGAGTTCCGATGACCAGGAGGATTGCTTCAGAGCTTAGAGATtcttgagtggaagtgggagcatgtgacgatggattttgtcaacCACTTTCCcgtgtcttccaggaattgtgatgcgaTATGGGTTATCGTGGATCGATTGTCGAAGTCAGCTCATTTTCTTCCTTATAATCGAGATTTCACTTTTGATTGGATGGCACGTCTGTATGTGCAAGAGGTTGTTCATTTGCATGAGATTCCATGAGCATTGTGAGTGACatagatccgaggtttacctctaggttttggggtagcttccagCTTGCTCTGGGTactactttgagtttgagtacaACTTACAACCTAGAGACTGAAGGACAGACGGAGAGGACTATCCGTACactcgaggatatgcttcgagccaTTGTGATGGATTTTGGACCAGTATGGCATGACCATTCGACATTGGTAGagttttcttataataacagctaccatcgcagtattggcatggcaccatttgaggctttGTATAGACGCCGCTATCATACACccttgttttgggatgaggttggcgagctTCAGGTTGAAGGTCCACGGTTAATTCAGCAGATGAACAATGttgtagagttgatccgacagAGGATTAAGGcttcccaggatcgacagggGAGCTACGCTAATACGCATCTCAGACCATTGCATTTTGAGACAGGGGAGAATGTATTTTTGCGAGTttcaccttttcggaaggtgatgaggttcggcctcaagggcaagttgtcgccgagattcataggtccattcgagattcttgagaagattgGTGATGTGGCCTATTGTTTAGCTTTTGAACCTTATCTTTCCGATATTCATGATGTTTTCCATGTGTCTTTGCTGAGACAATACGTGGCAGATGAGTCgaatattttgcatccgactgaGGTGCAATTGGAGCATAATCTATTTTATGTTGAAAGACCTCTCAGTATCcttgacaggaaggagaaagtgctTCGTAATAAGCATATACCCTTGGTTATGGtgcagtggcaacgcagagggaccaaggaagcgacttgggaactAGAGAGCCAGATTCGCGACGAGCGTCTAGAGTTTTTCTGATGTTTGTATCTTTCTTTGGATTAATGTTGTACTTGTAATGCTCAGTTGCaataaagaacatttgtttTAATTCTGTGTTTTTCtcagacttaaatttcgaggatgaaatttcttaagtatgggagaatgtagtaacccgtatccagaattaatgattaagtgataattaatcatgtgatcatgtttagattaagtaaaacatgataaaaagaTCTCCAGACGAGTCTAAGGAGctcggaaatggattcagaacactcgtAAAGGGTCGTAAGGATTCCAAGTGATTGGAACAAACGAACGCTCCATTGGCATAGAACAGACGGTCCGATTGCATGGAATGGACGCTCTGTCGGCAGAATCGGACTCTCCGATCTGGTCTGTATAGGTGTCCAGGGTGATGTCATCATGATGACATAAGCAGTGACGTCTTAGATGTgacatcggacgctccgttgGTGAGGATCGAACGCTCCGAA comes from the Henckelia pumila isolate YLH828 chromosome 1, ASM3356847v2, whole genome shotgun sequence genome and includes:
- the LOC140894553 gene encoding uncharacterized protein, translating into MAPFEALYRRRYHTPLFWDEVGELQVEGPRLIQQMNNVVELIRQRIKASQDRQGSYANTHLRPLHFETGENVFLRVSPFRKIGDVAYCLAFEPYLSDIHDVFHVSLLRQYVADESNILHPTEVQLEHNLFYVERPLSILDRKEKVLRNKHIPLVMVQWQRRGTKEATWELESQIRDERLEFF